The Shewanella algae DNA segment CAGGCACAGCACAAACTGCTGGTGGCTGGACTGGCGCCGTGCTCAAGTTCAACGATGTCGGCGGTTATATAGGTTCAGATCCTGCGGTGATCACCACTGAGCAGTTGGGTGTTGGCGGTGCCAATGTTCTCGGCCCCGCGGCGGACGGAACCCAGACAATAACCATAGACTTCAACAACCCGACCCAGTTCTCGGAAAAGTTCAACGCCACTGAATTGACGCAGGATGGGGTGACTGTGGGTCGTCTGACCAATGTGGAAGTGGGTACAGACGGGTTGATCTCAGCCAAGTACAGCAATGGCTCGACTGTGCCTTTGGCGCGGGTGGCACTGGCGCGTTTCTCCAATGAACAGGGTCTGAGCCAGGTAGGTAACACCTCCTGGAAAGCGAGCCTGGATTCAGGCGCAGCACTGGCCGGTGAGGCCAACAGTGGCGTGTTCGGCAGTATCCGTTCCTCAACGCTGGAGCAGGCCAACGTCGACCTGACCACTGAACTGGTGGACCTGATTTCGGCTCAGCGTAACTTCCAGGCCAACTCCCGTACTCTGGAAGTAAACAACACACTCCAGCAGACAGTACTGCAGATCCGCTAATGCTTCCTGCGCAAGACATTGCCGCTACGGCAATGTCTTGCCGCTTCTCCCCGTACATACTCCCAAGTTACTGAAGTTCTTCTGTTGTCACTGCGCTCGATTGCTCATTTTATTGGCACGATGTTTGCTTTTACCTGAATAGGTAAAAAGATTGACGGAGCAGCAGGTGGACAAACTTCTCTATGTCGCCATGACTGGCGCCAAACAAAACATGAATGCGCTGGCGGTTCGGGGTAACAACCTGGCCAATGCCAACACAGATGGTTTCAAGTCAGACATGGCTCAGGCCCGTGCGATGCAAGCCTTCGGTGAAGGATTGCCGACCCGGGTGTTTGCCATGACAGAGTCGCCCTCGGCCAACTTTCAGTCTGGCCCTATCAAATCGACCGGGCGGGATCTGGACATAGCCATCAAAGATCAAGGTTGGATTGCGGTGCAGGCTGCCGATGGCAGCGAGGCCTATACCCGCTCCGGCAGTCTGAGTTTTGACACCACAGGTTTACTGCGTAACGACAGGGGCAACCCGGTAATGGGCGATAACGGCCCGATAGTGCTGCCGTTGCCGATAGACAAAATCCAGATTGCCACCGACGGCACCATCTCCATTCGTCCCCAGGGCGCAACCGCCGAGGTGATTGAAGAGGTGGGCCGCATCAAGCTGGTCAACCCGGGCAATCAGAACCTGATGCGCGGTGAAGATGGTTTGTTCCGCACTCTGGACGGCAATCCGGCTGCCGCCGATCCCTTTGTGAATGTGGAAAGCGGCGCTGTGGAAGGCAGCAATGTCAATGCCGTGGATGAAATGGTCAACCTGATTGAGCTGCAACGTCAGTTTGAGCTGCAGGTAAAAATGATGAAAACCGCAGAAGAGAACGACAAGTCGTCCGCTTCATTGATGCGCATTAGCTAGGAGTAATTGATATGCATCCCGCGTTATGGATAAGTAAGACTGGGCTAGATGCCCAGCAAACAGACATCTCGGTGATTTCAAATAACGTCGCTAATGCCAGCACCATAGGCTACAAAAAGGGCCGGGCGATATTTGAAGACTTGCTGTACCAGACGGTCAATCAGGCCGGTGGTATCAGTGCTTCCAACACCAAGCTGCCCAATGGCCTTAACTTGGGCGCAGGTACCAAGGTGGTAGCCACCCAGAAGATTTTCTCCCAGGGGAATCTGCAAACCACAGATAACGCGCTGGACATGATGATTGAAGGCCCGGGATTCTTTGAAATCCAGCTGCCCGATGGCACCACAGCCTACACTCGTAACGGCCAGTTCACTCTGGATGATACCGGCCAGATAGTGACATCCGGCGCCGGCTATGTGCTGCAGCCTGCCATTACCATTCCGGACGATGCCACCAGTATTACCGTTTCCGCCGAAGGTGAAGTGTCGGTTAAAACCCCGGGCGCCGCTGAAAACCAGGTGGTGGGCCAGCTGACCATCTCTGATTTCATCAATCCGTCCGGCCTGGATCCCATAGGGCAAAACCTCTATCTGGAGACGGGCGCCAGCGGTACCCCAATTCAGGGCACGGCTTCGCTCGACGGTTTGGGCTCCATTCGTCAGGGCTCGCTGGAAACCTCCAACGTTAACGTGACTGAAGAGCTGGTTAACCTGATTGAGAGTCAGCGGATCTACGAAATGAACTCCAAAGTCATTTCGGCCGTAGACCAGATGCTGGCCTACGTGAACCAGAATCTGTGATGAGGTGATGTGATGAAACCCTTGTTCCTTATCATTCCGGCTTTGTTTCTGGGGGCTTGCACTGCTACCCAGAATAAACCCATAGCCGATGATCCCTATTATGCGCCTGTGTATCCCGAAGCACCGCCGACCCGGATAGCGCCGACCGGCTCTATTTATCAGGATAGCCAGGCGTCTTCGCTTTACTCGGATCTGCGGGCGCACAGGGTAGGGGACATCATCACTGTGGTGCTGGTGGAGTCGACCCAGGCGAAGAAAAGCGTCGGTAACAAGATCAAGAAAGGCTCGGACATGTCGGTGAACCCGCTCTATATGGGCGGCAGCAATGTCACCATCAAGGGCAATCCGCTGGATTTCCGTTACGGCGACAGCATGGATACCAATCGTGAGGCCGATGCCGATCAGAGCAACAGTCTCTCCGGGCAGATCTCGGCCAATGTGATGCAGGTGCTGGGCAATGGCAACCTGGTTATTCGCGGTGAAAAGTGGATCACCATCAATAATGGCGACGAGTTTATCCGGGTAACCGGCATTATTCGGCCGCAGGATATTACTCCCGAGAACACCATAGATTCGCCCAAAGTCGCCAATGCCCGTATTCAATACAGTGGTACCGGCACCTTTGCCGATTCGCAAAAGGTGGGCTGGCTGAGCCAGTTCTTCCTCTCTGACTGGTGGCCTTTCTGAGGATAAGCTCATGAAAATCAAATTAATCATGGCACTTGCCTGTTTGCTGGTTTCCCTGCCGGGACAGGCCGAGCGCATCAAGGATATCGCCGATATCCAAGGGGTCAGGGATAACCAGTTGATAGGCTACGGTCTGGTGGTAGGTTTGCCGGGCACCGGGGAGAAGACCCGTTACACGGAGCAGACCTTCAAGACCATGTTGAAGAATTTCGGCATCAATTTGCCGGATAACTTCAGGCCCAAGATCAAGAATATTGCCGTGGTGGCAGTGCATGCCGATATGCCACCCTTTATCAAGCCGGGACAAACCCTGGATGTGACGGTATCGAGCCTGGGTGAAGCCAAGAGCCTGCGCGGCGGTACTTTGCTGCAGACTTTCCTTAAAGGGGTGGACGGCAATGTTTACGCCATCGCCCAGGGCAGTCTGGTAGTCAGCGGTTTCAGTGCCGAGGGGCTTGATGGCTCCAAGGTCATCCAGAACACGCCAACCGTGGGCCGCATTCCCAACGGCGGCATAGTCGAGCGTGAAGTGGCCAGCCCTTTCGGTAATGGCGATCACCTGACTTTTAACCTGCACAGAGCCGATTTCTCCACCGCCAAGCGCACCGCCGATGCCATTAATGGCTTACTCGGCCCGGGTATGGCACGGGCGCTCGATGCTTCTTCCATTCAGGTAAGTGCCCCCAGAGATGTGTCACAGCGGGTATCTTTCCTGGCTACCCTGGAAAATATTCAGGTTGAGCCTGCCGATGAATCGGCCAAGGTGATAGTCAACTCCCGTACCGGCACCATAGTGGTCGGCAAGGACGTTAAACTCCTGCCGGCGGCAGTGACCCATGGTGGCCTTACCGTCACCATTGCCGAAGCGACTCAGGTTTCTCAGCCCAATGCGCTGGCCGGTGGCCAGACTGCGGTGACCAGCAACAGCACCATAGATGTGGCTCAGGACAATAGACGTATGTTTATGTTCAACCCGGGCACTTCCCTCGATGAGTTGGTGCGGGCGGTGAATATGGTCGGCGCGGCACCATCGGATGTGTTGGCCATCCTCGAAGCCTTAAAGATGGCAGGGGCTTTGCATGGTGAACTCATCATCATCTGATTAATGGCACATTGGTTTATCGACTATGAACAAAATGGCTGATGCTTCGCAATTTCTGGATCTCGGTGGGCTGGACAAGCTCAGAGCCCAGGCGCAGCAGGATCAAAAGGCGGCGCTTAAAGAAGTCGCGCAGCAGTTTGAAGGCATCTTTGTGCAGATGTTGATGAAAAGCATGCGTGATGCCAATGCGATATTTGAATCCGACAGCCCGATGAACAGCCAGTACACCAAGTTCTACGAGCAGATGCACGATCAGCAGATGTCGGTGGAGCTGTCCTCCAAAGGCATGTTGGGGCTGGCGGATCTCATGGTGCAGCAGTTGTCACCTGAAAACTCCGACATTACCCCGGCCTCAGTGCTCCGCGGTGATGTCGATAACCGCAGTGTCGCGGCCTTAAACGGCGGCCAAACGGAGAAGATATCCGGTGTTGAAGCAGCAGCGGCCAAAGCATCCGCGCTGCCAAGCAATGACAGCCTGCAGCAGGTCTTGAGCGGCAAAGTATTGCCGTCATGGCGGCAGGCGAGGCCGGCAATCGGCAGCCAGGAAGAGTTTGTCAGACAGCTTTATCCCCATGCCAAGGCCGCTGCCGATGCTTTGGGGACTCAACCCGAAGTGCTGCTGGCGCAATCGGCTCTGGAAACCGGCTGGGGCCAGAAAATGGTCCGTGGCCATAAAGGCGAGTCCAGCAACAACCTGTTCAACATCAAGGCCGACAGGCGTTGGCAGGGCGAGAAAGCGGCAGTGTCGACCCTGGAATATGAGCAGGGCACAGCTGTGCGGCAAAAGGCGGACTTCCGGGTGTATGACAGTTTTGAGCAGAGCTTTAACGACTTTGTCAGCTTTATTTCCGACAACGATCGTTATAGCCAGGCGCGCAAGATGGCCGCCAATCCCGGCGAATTTATCAAGGCACTGGCCGAGGCGGGATACGCCACGGATCCTCAATATGCCAACAAGGTGATGAAAGTGCTGGATACCATCAAGGCCGATTTTGGCCAATTGTTGCAGGAGTTCGGCTCAAAGCCGGGCCAGTAAAGGTGCAGGAGCGATAACCCATGTCTATGGATCTGTTCAGTATAGCCCGCAGCGGGATACTGGCCGCCCAATCACAATTGGGAGTGACCAGTAACAATATTGCCAACGTCAATACCGAAGGCTATCACCGTCAGGTGGCAATTCAAGGCACCTCCACCTCAATGCGTCTTGGCAATAACTTCTATGGCACAGGTACCTATGTGCAGGAAGTTAAGCGTATTTACAACGATTATGCCGCCAGAGAGCTGCGTATCGGCCAAACAGGGCTCAGTGCCGCCGAGGCCAGCTACACCAAGCTCAGCGAGCTGGATCAGCTGTTTTCCCAGATAGGCAAGGCGGTGCCAGCCTCATTGAACGACTTTTTCTCCGGCCTCAACAGCTTGGCTGACCTGCCCTCTGATCTGGGGATCCGCGGCTCTGTGCTCAACTCGGCCTCGCAACTGGCGCAGAATCTCAATCAGATGCAGAGCCATCTGAGTGGCCAGGTGCAGCAAACCAATGATCAGATTGAAAGCATTACCACCAGGATCAATGAGATCAGTAAAGAGATGGCGCAGATCAATCTTGAACTGATGAAGACGCCGGGGAACGATGCGCAGCTGCTGGATAAGCAAGATGCCCTGATCCAGGAATTGAGCCAATATGCCGAAGTCAATGTGATCCCGCTGGAAAACGGTGCCCGCTCCATCATGCTGGGCAGCTCCTTTATGCTGGTATCCGGTGAAGTGGCCATGACCATGGGCGTGACCACAGGTGACCCCTTCCCCAATGAGCCTGAGCTGACCTATAGCCTTGGTGGCAGTGAATTAAAGGCAGACCCCGCCAAGCTTGGTGGTCAACTGGGCGCCTTATTTGATTTTCGTGACAATACCCTGATGCCCGCCAGCCATGAGCTGGGGCAGTTGGCGCTGGGGATTGCCGATGCCTTTAACGAGATGCAGTCCCAGGGCTTCGATCTTAATGGCGAGCTGGGACAACCTATTTTTACCGATATCAATGACCCTGTGATTGCCGCCGGCCGTGTCGGCGCCTATTCGGGTAATCCGGGCACAGCTTCCTTGAGCGTTAATATCGATGATGTCGGCGCCCTGTCCGGCAGCAGTTATGAGCTGAACTATACCAGCGCCGGTACTTATGAACTCAAGGATATGAAGACGGGAGCCGTGACTAACCTGACGCTCAACGGCAACACTTTGGAAGGCGCCAACGGTTTCAGTATCAATATCGACGCCGGTGCCATGGCCGCCGGTGACAGGTTTGAAATACGGCCAACGGCCAATGCGGCAGCCAACATAGGTGTAGTGATGTCAGATCCCAAGGGCATTGCCGCTGCGGCGCCGAAAATCACCGCCGGGACAGGTAATTCAGGCAGCACTTCAGTGAAGTTGGTCAGCATAGATGACAGAAGCGTGGCTAACTTCCCCGTGACTGACAGTGAGCTGACATTCACCTTGGATACCAGTGTCAATCCGCCTACCTATGAAGTCTTTGATGTCAACGGCGCTTCTTTGGCAACCGGGACGGCCGCAGGCACTCCGCCGCAGATCAGCGCCTTTGGCTTTACCTTCGAAGTTGATGGCAGCAGTGGCGGCAGTGAGAGTTTCACTTTTGATCTCAGCTTTGCGCCGGGTGACAACACCAATGCCGTGGCCATGGCCAAGCTCAGTGACAGCAAGATAATGAACAATGGCAAGTCGACCCTGGGAGATGTGTTTGAAAAGACCAAGCTGGATATTGGCAGCCAAACCAAATCCGCCCAGGTGAGGGCCGGTTCGGCGGAGGCCATTTACAACCAGGCCTATGCCAGGGTGCAGTCGGAATCCGGGGTTAACCTGGACGAAGAGGCGGCCAACTTGATGCAGTTCCAGCAGGCCTACCAGGCATCGGCACGGATCATGACCACGGCCAATACCCTGTTCGACACTTTGTTCAGTTCGGTTCGATAGGAGCTTGAGAGATGCGTATTTCAACTTCACAGATGTACCAGCAGAACTTAAACAGCATTCTACAGAAGCAAACGGATACCAACAGGATCCTCGAGCAGCTCTCCAGCGGTAAAAAGGTTAACACTGCCGGTGACGATCCTGTGGCGGCTATCGGTATAGACAATCTCTATCAGCAAAACGCGCTGGTGCAGCAGTATCTCAAGAATGTGGACTACAGCAAGAATCATTTGTCGATGGCGGAAAGCAAGCTCGGCAGTGCCGAAACTCTGGTTACCAGCATTCGAGAGCAAATGTTGCGTGCAGTAAATGGCACCCTGGCACCGTCAGAGCGGCAAATGATTGCCGACGAGCTGCGCGGCAGTCTGGATGAACTCTTGAGTATTGCCAATACCCAGGATGAGTCAGGCAACTATCTGTTCTCCGGATTCAGCACAGACAATCAGCCGTTTGCCTTCGATGCCAGCGGCAACATGGTTTACAGCGGTGACAGCGGCGTTCGTGACGCCTTGGTGGCTCAAGGGGTTGCCATGGGCACCAACATCCCGGGGGACTCGGCCTTTATGAAGGTGCCCAATGGTTTGGGTGACTATGGCGTCAATTATTTGGCCTCTCAAACCGGGGACTTCAGGGTACTCAGCGCCAAGATAGATAACCCCGCGGCTCATGTGGCCGATACCTACACCTTTAACTTTACCGACAATGGTGCCGGTGGGGTTGATTTGGAAGTGTTGGACTCGGGTGGCACTGCGGTGGCTAATGTGGCCAACTTCGATGCCAGTAATCCCGTGAGTTTCAATGGCATTGAGGTGAAGCTGGATGGCACGCCGGCTGGCGGGGATTCCTTCACCATGGAGCCCGATGCCGAGGTACCTATTTTCGATACCATTCAGCAGGCAATCGATCTGCTGGAGGATCCCAACCGGGTCAATACCCCGGAAGGAAAAGCTGAGTTGGCACAGTTATTGAATAACGTTGATAGCGGCTTGAATCAGCTCAGTGTGGCCAGAGGGGTGGCCGGGAATAATCTCAAAAGCCTCGAAAGCTACAGCTCCAATCATACAGAGGAAGAGCTGGTGAATAAGTCGGCATTGTCACTGCTGGAAGATCTCGATTACGCCTCGGCGATAACCGAGTTTCAAAAACAGCAGCTGGCGTTGAACGCCGTTTCAAATGTGTTCAGCAGAGTGGGTTCTGTTTCCCTGTTTGACTTTATTTAACAGAAAGCAAAGACCTACCCGTCTGTCAGATAAATTGTTAACAAATTTAGCCAAGCTCCGAGTCTTGGCGCTAAAACTAGGAAGAGGAACTCAACATGGCTATTACCGTTAATACTAACGTGACCTCGATGAAGGCACAGAAGAACCTGAACATATCCAGTGGTAACCTGGCGACCTCTATGGAACGCCTGTCCAGTGGTCTTAGGATCAACAGCGCCAAGGATGATGCCGCGGGTCTGGCTATCTCCAACCGTTTGAACTCTCAGGTTCGCGGCTTGGAAGTGGGCATGCGTAACGCCAACGACGCGATTTCCATCGCCCAGATTGCCGAAGGTGCGATGCAAGAGCAGACCAATATGCTGCAACGTATGCGTGACCTGGCCATCCAGTCTGAAAACGGTGCCAACAGCACCGCCGATCTGCAGGCGCTAAAAGATGAAATGGATCAACTGCGTGATGAGATCACCGCTATCGGTAACAGCACTGCCTTTGGTAACACCAAGCTGATGACTGGTGAGTTCTCCGGTGGCAAGCTGTTCCAGGTCGGTCACCAAGACGGTGAAGACGTGACAGTGACGGTCAAAACCAATAATGCCGCATCAATGTCGGTAAATGCGCTGACGGTACTGACTTCTGCCGGTCGTGACTCTGCCATTGGCAAGATTGACGCCGCCATCAAAAACATAGATACCCAGCGCGCTGAATTGGGTGCGGTGCAAAACCGTCTGGCCCACAATATCAGCAACAGTGCCAACACTCAGGCCAACGTTGCCGATGCCAAGAGCCGTATCGTGGATGTGGACTTTGCCAAGGAAACTTCGGCCATGACCAAGAACCAGGTACTGCAGCAAACGGGTTCCGCCATGCTGGCTCAGGCCAACCAATTGCCTCAGGTCGCGCTTTCTCTGCTTGGCTAATCGAGTGGAAATGGCAATATCGTCAGTGGTTTCATCACCACTGGCGATATTATTTTTCTCAAACAATCATTGAGTTAAGAAGAATTGATGATTTTTTGAAAAAAATGACTAAAGATCAAAACAGGGGTGCCGTTAAAGATACTGTAACCAGTAAGACCCGCCTGGCTCAAACGAAGACAGGCTAGTTTTCCAAGCCAGGTAAAGAGGAAATCATTATGGCTATTACAGTAAACACCAACGTAACATCACTGAAAGCTCAGAAAAACCTGAACATCTCCAACGGTAGCCTGGCTACTTCAATGGAGCGTCTGTCAAGTGGTCTGCGTATCAACAGTGCTAAAGATGATGCTGCAGGTCTGGCGATTTCTAACCGCCTGAATAGCCAGGTGCAAGGTCTTGAAGTCGGCATGCGTAACGCCAACGACGCTATCTCCATCGCCCAGATCTCTGAAGGTGCGATGCAGGAGCAGACCAACATGCTGCAACGTATGCGTGACCTGGCCATCCAGTCTGAAAACGGTGCCAACAGTACTGCTGACTTGCAGGCGCTGAAAGACGAAATGGATGCGCTGGCAACTGAAATCACAGCTATCGGTAACACTACCGCCTTTGGTAACACCAAGCTGATGACAGGTAGCTTCTCTGCCGGTAAAAAGTTCCAGGTAGGTCACCAGGATGGCGAAGATGTAACAGTTAAAGTGAAGACCACCAACGCTGGTACTCTCTCTGTTAACTCTCTGACTGTACTGACTTCTGCTGGTCGTGACTCAGCTATCGGTAAGATCGATGCCGCTATCAAGAACATCGACTCACAACGCGCCGAGTTGGGTGCCATCCAGAACCGTCTGGCACACAACATCAGCAACAGCGCCAACACTCAGGCCAACGTTGCCGACGCCAAGAGCCGTATCGTGGACGTGGATTTCGCCAAAGAAACCTCTGCCATGACCAAGAGCCAGGTGCTGCAACAGACAGGTTCGGCCATGCTGGCCCAAGCTAACCAGCTGCCACAGATTGCACTGTCACTGCTGTAATCTTTCAGGTTAGCTATCGCGTCAGTAAAAGGGAGGTTCGGCAACGGATCTCCCTTTGCTGCATTCATGGAAGGAAGATATTGAAGGCAGTTAGGTCAACTGAGTGGAGAATAGGCGATGGAAGTTACTACCTTATCCAATGCTGTCCCAGTGAGGACAGAAGTGAAGCCGGGACAGTTGAAAGAAGCTGCCCCCAAGAACGCGGAAACCGAGGCGACAGCCTTGCTCAAGCCGGTCGATGAGGCGGAGCAGAACAAGGAGGCGCAGCAAGATCCCGAGCAGCTGCAGCAGGTGGCGGAAGAACTCTCCAATACCATGTCTATGATGCGCAAGGGACTGGCATTCAAAGTGGATGAAACATCCGGTACTCACGTTGTCAGCGTGATGGATGTAGACTCAGGGGATGTGATAAGACAGATCCCCAGCGAGGAAGCTTTGGAGCTGGCTGCTAAACTTTCAGAAGTAGCAGGACTGCTGATGAAGACGGAAGCCTAAAAGGCTTAACGTGAGATAGAGGTTGATATGGCATTAACAGCAACAGGTTTGGGGTCGGGGCTCAATATTACCGAGATAGTCAAGGTCTTGGTTGACGCCGAGAAAGTGCCTAAAGAGGCGATTTTCAATAAGACCGAAGATACGATAGATGCCAAGGTTTCTGCCATAGGAACCCTCAAGAGCCAGCTGTCCAAGTTCCAGGATGCGCTGAAAAAGCTCCAGGATGGCGGCGCCTTGAATCAACGTACTGTCACCTTGGGCAACGAAGACTTCTTTACTGCCACTGCAGGTAAAAACTCTTTGCCCGGCTCCTACAACATCAAGATTGAGGCCTTGGCACAGCAACACAAGGTTGCCGGTGCTGCCACCGCCGATGCCAGTGCCGCGGTCGGTGAAGGAAGCCTACAATTTGCGGTCAATGGCGAGAATTTCAGCGTCGATGTGGAAGCCACAGATTCGCTCGAAGATATTGCCAAAAAAGTGAATGCCAATGCTGATAATTCGGGGGTTACCGCCACTGTCATTACCAGTGATGCCGGCAGCCGTTTGGTATTCAGCTCCGACAAAGAAGGCACGGATAACCAGATAAGCGTAACCGCAACTGATACTTCAGGCACCGGGCTTTCAGATATGTTTGGTGCCGGTAATCTTGAAGAGATCCAGGCTGCCAGCAACGCCGTACTCTATATTGACGGCCAGAAGCTGACTTCCCAATCCAATGAAGTGAAAGACGCCATCCCCGGCGTGACGCTCAACCTCACTGATGCTGATGTCAACAAGACCACCAAGCTGACCATAGCTCAGGATACCGATGCGGTTAAAGAAAACGTCAAAGGTTTTGTTGATGCCTACAACAGCCTGATCACCTCGATAGAAAAGCTCTCGGCCTATGATGTAGACAAAAAAGAGGCTGCAGCGCTGCAGGGGGACT contains these protein-coding regions:
- the fliD gene encoding flagellar filament capping protein FliD produces the protein MALTATGLGSGLNITEIVKVLVDAEKVPKEAIFNKTEDTIDAKVSAIGTLKSQLSKFQDALKKLQDGGALNQRTVTLGNEDFFTATAGKNSLPGSYNIKIEALAQQHKVAGAATADASAAVGEGSLQFAVNGENFSVDVEATDSLEDIAKKVNANADNSGVTATVITSDAGSRLVFSSDKEGTDNQISVTATDTSGTGLSDMFGAGNLEEIQAASNAVLYIDGQKLTSQSNEVKDAIPGVTLNLTDADVNKTTKLTIAQDTDAVKENVKGFVDAYNSLITSIEKLSAYDVDKKEAAALQGDSMIRSLESQLRSGISDRVATADGTIALYDIGIKTDRYGKLSIDDAKLDEAIKTNMDGVEALFSTKDTGLANAMDELATTYVKAGGVIDTRNQAYTGDKQRLADQREAFALKMELLEARLTKQFNAMDLVVGQLSAQGQNVIGALNSLPGVVKKSS